The sequence GCCATGGAAGGCTATCTCACGCGGTATCTGGCCTGATCGCTCGGGCGTCGCCGAGATCGACCTCGGTCAACAATCCCTGGCGCAGTGCCAGCCGGACCAGCTCGATGTCGGAGCCGACGCCGAGCTTGTCCTTGATCAGCGAATGCAGGTTCGCCACTGTCTTCGGGCTGACATGCAGCGTCTCGGCGATCTCGTCCGTCGTGTTCTCGGCGAGCAAAAGCCGCAGCACCTCGAACTCGCGCGGGGTGAGCACGTCGGCGGCCGAGCTCTCGCCGCTGATCCGGCTCAGCGCCAACTCGTGGTCGATATCGGGGCTGATCGCGATCTTGCCGGCCAGCACATCCATCACTGCGCGTATCAGCGTCTCCGGCGGGCTCATCTTCGTGACGTAACCGCGCGCGCCGGCCCGGATCGCCTGCACGGCGAAGCCGGCATTCTGGTGCATGGTGAAGACGAGGATCCGTGCGGCCTTGTCCCATTGCCTGATGCGCCTGATAGCCTCGATGCCGCCGATGCCGGGCAGGCTCAGATCCATGATGACGAGATCGGGCGCCTCGGATTTGAACAGCCGATAGGCCTCGGCGCCGTCGGCCGCCTCGGCGACGACGCGCAGGCCCGGCTGCTTCTCGAGCACGGAGCGATAGCCTTCGCGGACGACGGAATGATCGTCGACCAGCAGAATCGTCGCGGTCATGCCGCGTGCTCCAGCACGGGCTGATCGGCGGCCGGGAGCGGAATGACGAGACGCAGTGCTGAGCCGCCATTGGGGCCGGCCTCGAAGCTCAGCCGGCCGCGCAGGGCTGCGACGCGCTCCCGCATGCCGAGCAGGCCCATGCCGGATTTGCCGGCGGGATCGGTCGATCGTCCGTCATCGTCGATCGCAAGCGCGATCTCGTCAGCGCGCATCGTCACTTCCAGGCTGACCCGCGTGGCGCCGGCGTGCTTGGCGGCATTGGTGAGCGCCTCCTGGACGATCCGGTAGAGATTGGCGCTGATCGTGGCCGGCAGGCTCTCGAACGCGCCGTCGAAGCGGATCGAAAAGCGCGTCTCGCCGCGGCTGCGTCCGTTCCAGCCCGCAACGAGACCTTCGAGGCTGGCGACCAACCCCAGCTCCTCGACATCGGGCGGGCGCAGCCGGAACAACGCGCCGCGCAGCGTCTCCATCATGCCCGTCGCGGTCCGCGCGATGCCGTCGCATTCGCCGAGCAACGACGGGCAGTCCTGCGCGGCGGTCTGGCGGGCCGAGGAGGCGAGCGCCCGGATGGCGGCCAGCGACTGGCCGAACTCGTCGTGCAGTTCGCGCGCGAGATGGCGGCGCTCCTCGTCCTGGAGCGCGATCAGCTTCCGCGTCAGCTCGCTGCGCTCGGCCAGGGCGGTATCGAGGCTCTCGGC comes from Bradyrhizobium diazoefficiens and encodes:
- a CDS encoding response regulator, with the translated sequence MTATILLVDDHSVVREGYRSVLEKQPGLRVVAEAADGAEAYRLFKSEAPDLVIMDLSLPGIGGIEAIRRIRQWDKAARILVFTMHQNAGFAVQAIRAGARGYVTKMSPPETLIRAVMDVLAGKIAISPDIDHELALSRISGESSAADVLTPREFEVLRLLLAENTTDEIAETLHVSPKTVANLHSLIKDKLGVGSDIELVRLALRQGLLTEVDLGDARAIRPDTA
- a CDS encoding sensor histidine kinase, which produces MWNRPRFDLKVRLTLRVAAISAACFAAISAYFLITADRAAHARIDGIAAIVAKSLELQQGKVQWGAGPRADFPNLDPVSAYVMTPGLCLAFRGASGDILQRFCSGVPPAAPPPQAFTAFYRSLFDPGREAARAVIVRGAKLGEAVVWLDPAVQTAEAWHEAGRLMIALAIALPLLCALVYAALARALHPTRMIRTGLEQIAAGDLTARLPPFDLAELSAIRDVFNHLAESLDTALAERSELTRKLIALQDEERRHLARELHDEFGQSLAAIRALASSARQTAAQDCPSLLGECDGIARTATGMMETLRGALFRLRPPDVEELGLVASLEGLVAGWNGRSRGETRFSIRFDGAFESLPATISANLYRIVQEALTNAAKHAGATRVSLEVTMRADEIALAIDDDGRSTDPAGKSGMGLLGMRERVAALRGRLSFEAGPNGGSALRLVIPLPAADQPVLEHAA